TCTGTGGGAATCGAAGATCAGAGGGGTGGAGTAACTTGTGTGGGTCACACAGCAGAGCGAGAAGGGACAGGGCTCAGTTCacctctctcctgccccaggcTCTGCCCCTTATGCTATATGCTCATCCCAGAGCCACCTGGAAGGAGGAGCAGtgtccctggtctggaaggaatTGGCTGCAGGGTCTGGAAGAAGCAAGGACAAGCCTCCCAGGGCTTAAGCCCTAACTCCCAGTCCTTGAGTAACCACTGACCTGAGGAGACAATGGGTCTGAACTATTGTTTTTTGGGGAAACAAGTATGGGCAAGTATGGAACTTACAGTAAGCATACTGCGTATCTTTTGTTATCCAAGGAGATAAGCAAGGGCTGACCTGGCCGCAGGACAGAGTTCCTAgagccctccctccttcccaacaCCTGCCAGGCTCAGAGAGCGCTTGGAGAAGAGGCAGGGCCTCCCTGCAGCAGGAGAGCTTTCGGGTAGACTCAAGGAAGGACTTCTGAGCAGGAGTGAGGCAGAAGGAGATTTTTGCTGTTCAGCCTGGGCCCCTCAAGACACAGGATGGCACTAGGGAGGCAGGTGTTTTGGCCTGGAGGCAGGATTCTTCAAAAGTCTCCTTttggcctctctcccctcctgagACCTCTAACTGCTACTGTGTGTCTGTCCTCTGCGGGGCCGGGCCCCCTCGGGCTCACAGAGCACAGTGATGTCCGGGGAGAGGAGAGCCCTTTGGGGCTGCCAGTGGCTGAGGGCAGAGACTTCTGGGAAACCTGAGGGTTAGAGGTGGTGGCACGGGGCAAGGGGCAAAGGCAGAGAAGGTACCTGGAAGGGGTCTCAAATTGGTCTCTGGCCCAGTCAGTCCCTGGGGTGCCGAGCCAGAGAAGACAAAAGGGGCTCAGGCTTGAAGCTCCCCTCCCGGCCCCCAAGACCCAGAGGAGAGCTTGCCCCTCTGTCTTGACTTTCCAAAGACGTTCTGTCCCACCCCTTTCTCTGGGCACTCCTGGCACCCCAGCCCCGTCCGCCTGCACTCCCACGCCTACCCAACCCCACAGAAACCTCTGTTACAAAACAGGATCTTCCAGATGCCAGCCTAGTCCTATTAGCTCTGGGCTGCCTCAGCCTGGGAGCCGGGGAGGAGGGGAGCCACCCTCACTGGAAAGGCCAAGGCTGTCTGTTCAGGGGGCTGCCCTTTGGTCCCTGGGGCCTAGGCACTCCCCCGGGGGCCCTGCACTGACCCACTGcagcgggggaggggtggggggtgaggggacgCTCTGGGCTGCCTGGACCTCAGATGCTGCTCTCTCAGGCTTGTTCCCTCCTcagctcctttccttcttcccaatCCTGTCTTCTTCCAAACCACGGTCCCTTTTATAAGCCCAGGGGTCAGAGGGGTCCTCGTTCCCCAGAAGGTCTCCACTGGTCCCAGCAGCAGGCTGGTAGCCTCTAAGCAGCCGTGGGGGGCGTGAGGCCCCACCTGCACTGGCAGCCCCCCTGTGCCCAGCCCGCTGCAGCACCCGCCCCCCACTCCTCCCTTTCCAGGCCTGGGGAACCTGCAGCCCTGGATGCAGGGCCTGATTGCCGTGGCTGTGTTCCTGGTCCTCGTTGCAATCGCCTTTGCCGTCAACCACTTCTGGTGCCAGGAAGAACAGTGAGTGCTGTGCGGGGGCCCTGGGAGCTGCACCGGCGCGAGCCGGGAGGTCCCAGGACCACGGCCACTGCTCTGGTAGCAGTGAGAAGGGCCGCAGAAACCCTGAGCCCATTCCTCTCACTGTGTGGAAGGGGCACTGAGGCCCCAGGTCTCAGGGACCAGAGCTGAGGCCTGCTGGAGCCCTGCGAGCGCACTTGCTGTGCTTCGGGGAGCCGTCTTCTCTTCTTGGGGTCTCAGTGTTTCTATCTGTATAGTTGGGACAGTGGCCCATCTGTGATGGACGCTGTGAAAACCCCTGGACAGGAATGTTCTGTCCTTCTTCAGGGTCTGCTGCTGTGTCACATGCAGGGGCTACAGGGGGGCAATGGGATGGACACTACTCTTGTGCTCACAGACTCCCAGACCAGAAGGGAAGGCAAACATGGAAGGGGTGATCGCAGTGTGAGTGCTGACGCTAAAGGAGCAGGCAGAATGCAGTGTGGGCCTGAGCCgggaggtcagagaaggcttcctacTGTGTGTTTATCCTGAAGCCCAGGCAGGAGCTGAGTGGGGTGGGAGAGCACTGCCATTGAGGGAAGAGTCACtgggggtcctgagttcggagcAGAGCACAAAGGTAGAAGGGGTTGGGCTGAAATCCAGCTCACTCCGCACCTGCTGACTCTGGGGCGAGGCTGCATCTGCCCCCAGCTCTCACACCGGCAACCTGGTGCCTGGGTACCAGCAGCAGTGTAGGACCCGCTGAGGGAACAGAAGGAGCTCATGGATGGAGAGGCCCGAGATAGACTGCTGAGGTCGGCAGGGCCCAGGCCAAGCAGACCCTTGGGCACCAAAGCCCCGAACTTTGGGCTCTATCCTTAGTGCAGTAGGAATCCAGTGCAAGTTTGTAAGCCAGTCTTGGGATGAGATGTGGCCGGAATGGAATCACTGGCTGCCCCGTGGCGGATGCTTTGGGCCAGTCTGCAGGCGAGGTGAGCAACGAGGGTGAGGTCAGGGGAGAGTCTGAGCTGTGGAGGCGGCAGAGCAGATGGAGAGAGAGTACAGGTCTAAGAGCTTTCTAGGAGGGGGTGGGGACACTGAgaacaggagggaggaaggacaggGATTACGTCCAGGCTTCTGATGGGACCACCCACTGAGACACAGAGCACAAGAGGCAGATCTGGGGCAGGTTGGGACATATTAAGTCTGAGGTGCCCATGGGATGTCCGAGGAAAGATGAGCAGTGGTTAGGGTCCCTGTGACCCTCATAAGAGTGGTGTCTGGGGAGCTGGGGACAGAGGACACACTCGAGTAAGAGGCGAGGAGATTTTTGTCGGAAATATTGCTTTTCTCCACTGGCCCCAGCTCTGCCGTCAGTGACCGCTCCTACCGCCTAGGAGAACCTTCCGGAAATCTAGGGCAGACACTGAGTCCTGCTGGGTCTGCCCTGGAGCTGAGCTGAGGCCAGAGGAGAACAGCAGAGGGAGGCCAGGAGGTGGCCGGTGCAAGGCCTGGGGTGCATCTTTGGTAGATCTCAGGCTGGGACCTGAGGGCCCCACGGTGGAGCAGGGAGAAAGGCGTGCGGCCCCACGGCCAGAATCAGGCTGTTGACAGGGCCCTGCTGGAGAGAGGAGCTTCTGCCTTAGGGCCTATAGAACAGGGCCTGACTGGActagagggaggaggggggaccgAGGGAGAGGGGACCCAGAGAGCCCTGATGGTGAGCTCTTTCCCCAGGGAGCCTGTGAACATGGTCATGACCGTCGGAAACAAAGCAGATGGGATCCTGGTAGGAACGGACGGCAAGTACTCCTCGATTGAGGCCAGTTTCAGGTGAGGTGCTGGTATAGGGCTGGCCACCCTGTGCTCCAGGGTCCCCTGGGGACCTCAGGACCAGGGGCTTCTGAAGGGGAGAGGGCTCAGAGGATGGGGGCTCATATGGGGAAGGGCTCAGTGAAGAGAGGGGGTTCCGTGTGGGGAGATGGTGAGCGATGGGGGCTTTGAGAGCATGCAGGGCTCCATGGGGACATGCAGCCTCAGTTTGGGAAGAGGGTTCAGTAAGGAGATGGGGACTTGGTGGGGGGAGGGCCTCAGGGGGTGGATTGGGACTCATAGGGGTGCAGTGGGGAAAAGAGGCTCAGCGCGGGAAGGGGACTCTGAAGGGATGAGTTGGGGTACTCAGTGTGTGGGGGAAGGATCTGTAGGGGAGGGAGCTCAGTGGGGAGGTGGGTTCAATGGGGGCCCAGTGGGGGAAGGGCTaggtggaagagagagaaggggttCAGGGGTGGTGGTGAGAGGCCTCAGGTCTCAGGTGCAGAAGACCAGATGTGGTCAGGGGAACCCCCTTCTGGGGCTCAGACATTTATTCTGGAAGACACTGCCCTCACAAATGCAGGATGGGTCAGGGAGAAGGGGATGGGACAGGAGGAGCAATGACCCCTGTCATCCTCTTTCAGGTCCAGTGAGCACGAGAATGCCTATGAGAACAACCTGGAGGAGGAGGGCAAGGTCCGCAGCACCCCAATGTGACCCCTGCTTCCTTGTGCCCGATGTCCAGGCCCCTCCTTCTCTGTACAGGAATCTGCAGTAAGGggctgactcctccagctctcaCACCTGCCCCACCCTCCAGCCAAGCTCGGAGCTCAGACTATGTCCACGTTGGGGCTCAGCCGTGGCTTTGGGGTCCTCGGGGGCCTCCCACTCAATTCAGTTCAGAAGACCCTTCTGAAAAGGACAATCAACTCAGCACCTCCCATCCTGCctcacgtctccctccctccaaccgtGGAAATGGCTCTCATTTCTGTGAAATAAAGACGTTTTGTACTTCTGTGTCTGAGGCTCCCAGGGCTCAGAAATAGCTCTTCAGGCTACCAGTGAGGCCTGATCTTGCTTTCTGGAATCATCTTCCAAAGCCTCTGTCATGGTGATTCTGGAGGATTTCCCAGGAAGCCCTCTCTGGGAGAACACCTGGGGCCAGGGAGCACACCCCTTACTCCAGGCAGAGACCCTCCTACAAGTGCCCCCTCTCTTGACCTGCCTTTCACAACCACAATTCTGGGCGATTCTGGGGTCTTCATGCAGCACCAACATCCTGACCCCCTGTCTCCATGCTGCCGGGCACTGAAGTGGGCTCGCTCATCTCCCGTCCATCCAGCTCTGTCCTCCTGCCCGTAGCCCTTCTGGGCTGGGCTTTGGGCATAGGAAGCCCCAGGAAAGAGTCTTGGGCTAGGACTCAGGAAGCCCAGATTGCAGTCTGCGGTCCTctgctgacttgctgtgtgactttggagagTCACTGTCCCCTCTGAGCTCTGCTAACCCTCTGTGGAGGATTTGGCCAGTCCCACCACAGAGCTCGAGTAGAATCATCCTCCTTAATGCCACTGACTCCCAGTCCTGGGGGGGCCGGGGCCAAGTAACTGGGCCCCCGGGGGAATGAAGCAGGAGGGAGAGGACACGGGAGGCTTGACTCAGCCGGGCTGGCTGACCGTGGAGGACCCTCACCTCTGTGACTGTCATTCTTATGGGAAcagcctctgtctctctgtctgggGTGACAACTGGAGGCTGGCTTCCCCAGGAGCACTCCCAGATccagaggagaggggctggaaggcAGGAGGCAGCCCACCTTGTCCCAACGGTCTCCCTCTGTCGCCTGTTCCAACCTGTCACAGCCCCTCGTTTCTCCGTTAGAGCTGCTCCTCTGCTGTTCCAGGGTTTCACCCAAATATCCCTGGGGAGACCCATCTGAAATCCGAATTATCCTTCTCACCTCACTGGGGTCTAGTTTGCAGCCTGCAGCAGAGGGAAGATCCCCGAGCAGAGGGCTGGCTGGGTCTTTGCCCTGCTGTGTGActtgcttcccctctctgggcttcagctcAGTGAATTGTGGCTGGAGCTCTTGTGATTCCCACTCTAGGCTTGTGTGCACATGGCTGGATGCCTTTTCACCCATCTCTGCCAGTTGAAACTGCATATTCCTTTTCCTTGGCCCTGCGTGGGTTCCTCTTCCTCTAGGAAGTCTTCCTTGGTTAGACCAGAGGGCGGAGTCAGCTGACCAGCCTTTGGCTGCCTTGGATCTGATCCTCCTGGAAGGAAGCTAcatcccctcccacctctgccccctgcTGTCCCAGGGGGGTTCCAGTCTGACCcctcactggactgccagggcctGAAGACAGAGATACCATCCCTCTGTtttccctccagcccctgacaCTCGTGAGGTTTCACCAGCAGGAGCTGTGGCACCTGCTGTCCTGCCCTggcgctgggggtgggggagcggggAGCTGGGGTCGGGTCGGGGAGGCAGAATCCCCAGCAGGCTGCCTGGGCCTCTCCAGGAccctcctcagcccctccccacgGGCAGGACCAGGATGGTGGGAACTCCATCCTGGGGGCCTTGCCGTGCCGGGCTCGCACTGACCTTCCCTCCAGCCCCATGTTCCTGCCCTgacagggggcagggggcatggAGCTGCCGACTCCAGAGCTGCCCGAGCCCCCAGTCCTTATCGCCAGTTCCCACCTGCCAGCCtggccagaggagggagggaaaggtggCTGGGCCCGGGCCAGGGCGGTGCTTAATGACCCTCCGGGGGCCTAATCGCAGACTGGCAGCCGCGGAGTGGCTCGGGCTGGCTCCTGGAGAAGGCTGATAACACACCAGCTGGGCCCCCCACCATCTATCGGGGCTGCACAGCCAGTCCCTAGGGGGTGGCGCTGGGAGGGGGAGCCTCTGGGCTCGGGCGGGGcggcaggggaggtgggggaagctCTCCGCCCCCCGCCCTGGGGGAAGCGGATTCTGGGCTCCTTGATTGGCAGACAAGGGGGAGGATGCTCCTTCAACGCcttcctgctccctccccaccccttctccccaaGCAGGACCTCCCCCACCAGGGCCCGGTCTCCTCTTCGGCTCTCCCAGCCTTTACTCATCTCCGTCTTTGTGCTTCTGTCTTTTTCTGAGCGTATCTCTCGTTCTGTTTTTACCTCCATCTTCTTGTATCTGTCGCGTCTCTCCGTTCTCCTCCCTGCACCTGAACTCAGTGCTCATCGGCCTCTCTCTCCCCTCGCATCCGTCCTCTCTTTCCAGCTGGCTCTCCCTGTGGGCCCCTCCCTAGCTCTCCCCGACGTGCCCGCGCTTCCCTGATGCCTCCTCTTGGCGGGCGGACTCCGGTGCCCTCACTGGTCTCACTCTTTGTGCCCTGTGTGATGTCGCATGACCTCCAGCTGAGCCCGCCACCTGCTCTCTGGGCAGAATGCACGGGCTGCCCAGGCCCTGGCTGTAGGAACCCGAGGTTCTCTTACCCACACAGGGCGTTCTGGCTCTTCCagcttcctggaacagggcttgcACCTTTCTTATTCTCCTACCTAAAACATGTGGATTTCACAGGGTTACATTATAGGTTACACACAAACTCGTGCACTAAAAGCTCCTCGCAGGAAATGAAGATAGATTGCAACACGGCTTACTTCAGTTAGACTTGAAGAGGAAACTCCAGCCTGGAGATGGTTTTGAAAAAAGGCTGCAGAGTTCTAGCTTGAGTGTCACCTGTTGTTAAGACAGAGTTAGCAGGGTGTTGGGCTGATTTTCAAGATGACTTCCCTTATGCTCAGCGTGACATGAGCAGGAATACTGCTTGCTTATTGCGTTTCAGGGACCCATCAGATGGGAACTACTGCTGGCCAGAGTCTCCTCCCCCAGTGCAGGGTAAAGgagtgggtgtggggagaggtgCGGAGTGGGTGTGACTTTCTCCTTATCCTACCGGAACCCCTTGGACCAGCCTCACAGATGAGTCAGATGGCTGGAGCCGGCAGAACTCGCTCTGGGATGCCGGTGGGAGGCATCTGCCTCCCCTCCAGATCTGGCCCGGGGCCCGGAGCCCCCAGCTCAGCTCTCCTCCCTCCCTAGCAGTACACACAGTGGCCAGGAGCTTGAGCTTAAGAATCATGAAGAGACTCTGGTTCGAATTCCAGCTCTTCTCCTCACTGCCTGTGGGACCACCTGGCCTTTCAGATGCTCCTTTCACTTGCCAGTAAGATTGGTTCTGTCATGGCTTCCCtgcagggctgctgggaggacaCAGAGATAATGTACGTGTTATCATCACACCTGAGACTCGCCAGAAGTCTGCCTACGCTCGGCTTAGAAGTTACTTCTTCTGGGAAGCttgtccccaacccctgggtcAGGGGCTTCCTCTGAGCCACACCAGCCATCTCTACACTCACTGCCCCGTGttgtctgtttccttgtctgtgtccagctccagccccagTTCTGggagctcctcaagggcaggcAGGGGGTGACTTTCCTCTCTGAGTCACCAGCACCCAGGACAGGGCTGGGCCCAGGGAAGGAAGCCCAAGGGATGGTGAAGAGACCCAGAAGGTGGACTAAACCCCAGTCGTCTGTCCAGCTGTACATCTGTCCGTGCCCCTCAGCCTCacacaggcacagacacacacctgCACGTGCTCTCTCAAGCTCTCTCTGGCTGAAGGTCCTGGGGTCAGCGAATACTGTTACTCCATCTGGTCTGCGGCTGGCGGGGAAGGGCTGCTCTCCCCCATCTGCCTGTAGCCTCGGCTGCCACCTGGTGGCTGTACACTCAATGGGACAGGCAGATTCAGCAGAACCTCTGAACTTGACCTTCAGGGGGCTCTTCCCCCTTAAGCACCGGGACCAAAGGCCTTCCCATGGCACGGCCCCGGGGACCCCATAGGTTGTGCCAGCACCTTGCCCTGCAGGCTTCAAGGGCAGCCAGGCCTCCAGTGTCCCCTCCTTGTGTGGCTAGAGGCCAACTCCGTGAAAACCTCAGGTTCCGTGCACTACTGGTGGGGCCAGGCTCTGGGGCACTTAGCCTCCGGTCCTGATGACACACCTCCCTTTCTCTCAGAAATGGTCTGAGAGCCCAATGGCATCTGTCCTGAGTCGCTATTCCAGAGAGTAAGGAATGACAGTGTTTGTGGTGCCCTGTTCCCTAGAGACCCTGGCCCCCTGGAGAAGCAGAATAGAGAGAGTTTGATGAGAGAGAGTGCGAGAAAGTTCAAGGACGAGTCTCAGTACTTTCCTGAGCAAGCTGGAAGATGCTGGAGCTGGGGGGACACCGCACTGGGTTGTGTGGACTGCACCTCTACCTGCAACCTGGTGGGCCTCCATCCGCCTGCAGGGAGGGGTGCCTATTTCTGCTTCTCGCAAAGGTACTGCGCAGGCTAGCGGAAGGCCTGAGCATGGCAGGTGCCAGGGGACAGGCAGGAGCATGTGGGGTGAGGATGCATTTGGACACATGGAGTTTAGGAGCTGGTGGGACGTCTACAGGGCGTGGACCGGGGGCGGCGCAGTTGGATGCACGGGGCATGTCTGAAGCACAGTTGAGCAGTTTGTAGTTGAGCCAGAGATTTTGCCTTCTAGTTGGATGCCCACTACGAGGCTAAGAGGCCAGGTCTGGGCCAGGCAGCCTGGACACAGCACCGCTCTGACACTAatgccatgtgaccttggataaatcaACTCAACCAAGCTCCAGgttactcatctgtaaattgggggcaGTACGTGgggcctatttatttatttattttaatgagaaaatgcgctcatagttttatttatttattcattttgcagTTCTAACGTGTCAGCACAGTGTTatccactgttttcttttttttaattttataatttttattggggtatagttgatttacaatgttgtgttagtttcagatgtacaacaaaaggaatctgttatacatatatccactctttttaatttttaattttaaaattaattattcttattgttattttatatatttttattttttggccataccgcgtggcatgtgggatcttagttccctgaccagggattgaacccacgccccctgcattggtagcatggagtcttaaccactggaccaccagggaagtcccctacccactctctttttagattcttttcccatataggccattacagagaattgagtagagttccctgtgctatatggtaagtCCTTATTCATGGTGTCTACTTAATAAGAGGTGTTGTGAAGATTCAAATAAACGGTGCACACAAAACATATAGAATAGTGCCAGATATACAGTTAGTGCACacagtaaatgttagcttttgttttttattactatCGTTATT
This sequence is a window from Globicephala melas chromosome 1, mGloMel1.2, whole genome shotgun sequence. Protein-coding genes within it:
- the PDZK1IP1 gene encoding PDZK1-interacting protein 1, which encodes MSALGLVILGLLTAVPPASGQQGLGNLQPWMQGLIAVAVFLVLVAIAFAVNHFWCQEEQEPVNMVMTVGNKADGILVGTDGKYSSIEASFRSSEHENAYENNLEEEGKVRSTPM